A single genomic interval of Streptococcus suis harbors:
- the aguB gene encoding N-carbamoylputrescine amidase → MRNVTVAAVQMQCSQDLWENLATAERLVRQAARQGAQIILLPELFERPYFCQERQYDYYNYAKSVEENAAVQHFIPIAKELQVVLPVSFYEKDGNSLYNSIAVIDADGSVLGVYRKTHIPDDHYYQEKFYFTPGNTGFKVWETRYAKIGIGICWDQWFPETARCLALNGAELLFYPTAIGSEPILDTDSQGHWQRTMQGHAAANITPVIAANRIGLEEVQPSTENGGQSSSLRFYGSSFMTDETGEVIEKAGREEEAVLLATYDLDKGARERLDWGLFRDRRPHMYQQIVE, encoded by the coding sequence ATGAGAAATGTTACTGTAGCAGCTGTCCAGATGCAGTGTAGTCAGGACCTTTGGGAAAATTTGGCGACCGCAGAGCGTTTGGTCAGACAGGCTGCTCGTCAGGGAGCGCAGATTATTCTCCTGCCTGAACTCTTTGAGCGTCCTTATTTTTGTCAAGAACGCCAGTATGATTATTATAACTATGCCAAGTCTGTAGAGGAAAATGCTGCTGTTCAGCACTTTATTCCTATTGCCAAGGAATTGCAGGTGGTTTTGCCCGTTTCTTTTTATGAAAAGGATGGCAATAGCCTGTATAACTCGATTGCAGTTATTGATGCGGATGGTAGTGTTTTGGGAGTTTACCGCAAGACTCATATCCCTGACGACCATTATTATCAGGAGAAGTTTTACTTCACACCTGGAAATACTGGATTTAAAGTCTGGGAAACTCGTTATGCGAAAATTGGCATTGGCATCTGTTGGGACCAATGGTTCCCAGAAACTGCCCGCTGTTTAGCTTTGAATGGGGCGGAATTACTCTTTTACCCAACAGCCATTGGTTCGGAGCCGATTTTGGATACGGATAGTCAGGGCCATTGGCAGCGGACTATGCAGGGCCATGCTGCGGCCAATATCACCCCAGTTATTGCAGCCAATCGGATTGGTCTGGAGGAAGTTCAACCTTCTACAGAAAATGGTGGGCAGTCTTCTAGCCTGCGTTTCTATGGTTCATCCTTTATGACGGATGAAACAGGTGAAGTGATTGAAAAAGCGGGACGGGAGGAAGAAGCAGTCTTGCTAGCTACTTATGACTTGGATAAGGGTGCGCGTGAACGTTTGGATTGGGGACTCTTTAGAGACCGCAGACCACATATGTATCAGCAGATTGTAGAATAA
- a CDS encoding TVP38/TMEM64 family protein, with protein sequence MYKFWQKTIQVLSILTLIGTAIFLFWLYKIGILNDQNVLSDLIKSQGALGSLSFLAIQIIQVVFPIIPGGVTTVVGFLVFHFWWGFFLNYLGISIGSIILFWLARRYGKKFCLLFMSEDTFYKYESKIDNKRSYEIFFVLCMLSPISPADIVVMITGLTSMSYRKFIMITLLCRPFSVVAYSFFWIYGSQWLQQLLG encoded by the coding sequence ATGTATAAATTTTGGCAAAAAACCATTCAAGTATTAAGTATTTTGACCCTTATCGGGACTGCTATTTTTCTGTTTTGGCTCTATAAGATTGGCATTTTGAACGACCAAAATGTCTTAAGCGATTTAATCAAAAGCCAAGGTGCTTTAGGTAGCCTCTCCTTTTTAGCTATTCAGATTATTCAAGTTGTATTTCCGATTATTCCAGGCGGTGTTACGACTGTTGTAGGTTTCCTCGTATTTCATTTTTGGTGGGGATTCTTTCTCAATTATCTTGGAATTTCAATCGGTAGTATCATCCTTTTCTGGTTGGCTCGTCGCTATGGAAAGAAATTTTGTCTTCTCTTCATGTCTGAAGATACGTTTTACAAATATGAAAGCAAAATTGATAATAAACGTAGTTATGAAATTTTCTTTGTTCTTTGTATGCTTTCTCCCATTTCTCCAGCTGACATAGTGGTAATGATTACTGGATTAACAAGCATGAGCTATCGGAAATTTATTATGATTACTTTACTTTGTCGCCCTTTCTCAGTTGTGGCCTATAGCTTCTTTTGGATCTATGGCAGCCAATGGTTGCAGCAATTGTTAGGATAA
- the aguA gene encoding agmatine deiminase yields the protein MIENPKAAGYRMPAEYEPHHGTLMVWPTRPGSWPFDGQGAKKSFSQVIKTIAESEQVYLLVNEAHREEAQSMLGDGVTYLDIPTNDAWARDTGPTVLVHENGRALSVDWAFNAWGGSYDGLYQDYEADDQVASRFSKAIGLPVHDVHPFVLEGGAIHSDGEGTIMVTESCLLSPGRNPHLTKVQIEQVLLDTLGAEKVLWLPYGIFNDETNEHVDNVAAFVGPAEIVLAWTDDEADPQYTMSKADLDYLEKQVDAKGRKLTVHKLPIPKYPILITEEDLPGYVYEAGEEERTVGERLAASYVNFYVSNGAVLVPQFDDEHDAQVLNLLAQLFPTRKVVGIPARDILLGGGNIHCITQQIPLYGAK from the coding sequence ATGATAGAAAATCCCAAAGCAGCGGGTTACCGCATGCCTGCTGAGTATGAGCCCCATCATGGAACCCTAATGGTGTGGCCGACCCGCCCTGGTTCCTGGCCCTTTGATGGTCAGGGGGCAAAAAAATCCTTCAGCCAGGTCATCAAAACCATTGCTGAAAGCGAGCAGGTCTATCTCTTGGTGAATGAAGCACACCGTGAGGAGGCCCAATCCATGCTGGGTGATGGTGTTACCTACCTGGACATCCCCACAAACGACGCTTGGGCGCGTGACACAGGTCCGACGGTCTTGGTTCATGAAAATGGCAGAGCTTTGTCTGTCGATTGGGCCTTTAACGCTTGGGGCGGAAGCTACGATGGTCTTTATCAGGACTATGAAGCAGATGATCAGGTGGCTAGTCGATTTAGCAAGGCCATCGGTCTGCCAGTCCATGATGTCCATCCCTTTGTCCTGGAAGGAGGAGCCATCCATAGCGATGGTGAAGGAACCATCATGGTGACCGAATCTTGTTTGCTCAGTCCAGGTCGCAATCCTCATCTGACAAAGGTTCAGATTGAGCAAGTGCTTCTAGATACTCTCGGAGCTGAAAAGGTCCTCTGGCTCCCATATGGTATCTTCAATGATGAAACCAATGAACATGTGGACAATGTTGCGGCCTTCGTCGGTCCAGCTGAGATAGTTTTAGCCTGGACGGATGATGAGGCAGACCCCCAATATACCATGTCCAAGGCTGATTTGGACTACTTGGAAAAACAGGTTGATGCCAAGGGGAGAAAGTTGACCGTCCACAAACTGCCTATTCCCAAATATCCTATTCTAATAACAGAAGAGGACTTGCCAGGCTATGTTTATGAAGCGGGGGAGGAAGAAAGGACTGTTGGAGAACGCTTGGCGGCTTCCTATGTGAATTTTTACGTCAGTAACGGCGCGGTTCTGGTACCTCAGTTTGATGACGAGCATGATGCGCAGGTACTTAATCTTTTAGCGCAGCTTTTTCCAACTAGAAAAGTCGTTGGCATACCAGCTCGCGACATCCTGCTAGGGGGTGGGAATATTCACTGTATCACCCAGCAAATCCCCCTTTATGGGGCTAAATGA
- a CDS encoding tyrosine-type recombinase/integrase, which yields MNIKPYIKNGKTYYKFVLYVGVVDGKRKYVKRANFKTKADARATILSLQEEIDRPVGDLTFQELTEKWLKIYETEVAESTYIKTSRNIKHHITPTIGHRRISEITALELQHHTQHWCSKLKYGRKILGLVKTIYRYAVRMGFIAISPAESVTAPKLKRTVSTTKDFYDKHELKEFMQRVEATGDIRKIALFRVLAFTGIRKGELRALHKDDHYSKTLRINKAVTRGFAGEEIGPTKNSSSERLISLDDKTDQILHELKRQYPTTTLLFESETGGILSPTDPRRWLLEIIEGTTLSEINIHGFRHTHASLIFDAGMTLKQVQHRLGHSDMKTTMNVYTHITQSAVDNIGEKFSKYLDF from the coding sequence ATGAATATTAAACCGTACATAAAAAACGGAAAGACTTATTACAAATTCGTACTATATGTTGGTGTAGTTGACGGGAAACGAAAATACGTCAAGCGTGCCAATTTTAAAACAAAGGCCGATGCTAGAGCGACAATACTTTCTTTGCAAGAAGAAATTGACCGACCTGTAGGTGATTTGACCTTCCAAGAGCTGACAGAGAAATGGCTAAAAATCTACGAAACTGAGGTAGCAGAAAGCACCTATATCAAAACAAGTAGGAACATCAAACACCACATCACTCCAACTATCGGACACCGGAGGATTTCTGAGATTACAGCCCTGGAACTGCAACACCACACGCAACACTGGTGTTCCAAATTAAAATACGGCAGGAAAATATTAGGTCTGGTCAAAACGATCTATCGTTACGCAGTACGTATGGGCTTCATTGCCATCAGTCCGGCAGAAAGTGTCACAGCCCCGAAACTAAAACGAACCGTCAGCACGACCAAAGACTTCTACGACAAGCACGAATTAAAAGAGTTCATGCAAAGAGTAGAGGCAACTGGGGACATTCGCAAAATAGCTCTCTTCCGAGTACTGGCTTTTACAGGTATTCGCAAAGGCGAACTCCGTGCGCTTCATAAAGACGACCACTACTCTAAAACCTTGCGGATCAATAAAGCAGTCACAAGAGGTTTTGCAGGCGAAGAGATAGGGCCAACTAAGAACAGTTCTAGCGAACGTCTGATTAGCTTAGACGATAAGACAGACCAAATTCTACATGAGTTAAAACGACAATACCCAACCACCACACTCTTATTTGAGAGCGAAACAGGGGGCATTCTGTCACCCACCGACCCTAGAAGATGGTTACTTGAAATCATAGAAGGAACAACGCTATCAGAAATTAACATCCACGGTTTTCGCCATACCCATGCCAGCTTGATATTCGATGCAGGCATGACACTTAAACAAGTTCAGCACAGATTGGGGCACTCCGATATGAAGACCACAATGAATGTTTATACACATATTACCCAATCAGCAGTGGACAATATCGGAGAAAAATTTTCAAAATACTTAGATTTTTAA